A window of the Parabacteroides merdae ATCC 43184 genome harbors these coding sequences:
- a CDS encoding YeiH family protein: protein MFSEKRSNVLHGILLIALFSCSAFYIAEFPFVKNLSFSPLIVGILLGMVYANSLRNHLPETWVPGILFCTKQVLRAGIVLYGFRLTFQSVVEIGLPAILIDAIIVAVTIFIGLLVGRLLKMDKDLALLTSTGSAICGAAAVLGAEPVVKSEPHKTAVAVSTVVIFGTLSMFIYPAMYRAGILDLTSEQMGLYTGSTLHEVAHVVGAGNVMGKEISDTAIIVKMIRVMMLAPVLVMMSFALARTAVKAVSDSVKETAAVTAKRGKITIPWFAFGFLAVIGFNSFDLLPHAVVDGINNIDTFMLTMAMTALGTETSIEKFKKAGAKPFILAAVLYIWLLGGGYLLAKYLV from the coding sequence ATGTTTAGCGAAAAAAGGAGTAACGTACTTCATGGCATTCTGTTGATCGCCCTTTTCTCTTGTTCTGCTTTTTACATAGCAGAGTTTCCCTTTGTCAAAAATCTATCCTTTAGTCCTCTGATCGTCGGTATTCTGTTGGGAATGGTATATGCGAACAGTTTGCGCAATCATCTGCCTGAGACATGGGTGCCCGGTATTTTGTTTTGTACGAAGCAGGTACTGCGTGCCGGTATTGTGTTGTATGGTTTCAGGCTGACATTTCAGAGCGTGGTCGAGATCGGGCTTCCGGCCATCCTGATCGATGCGATTATAGTGGCGGTTACCATATTCATAGGTTTATTGGTCGGGCGTTTGCTGAAAATGGATAAAGATCTCGCTTTGCTGACATCCACCGGTAGCGCGATCTGTGGGGCTGCTGCCGTATTGGGAGCCGAGCCGGTCGTGAAAAGCGAGCCGCATAAAACAGCGGTGGCCGTTTCGACAGTCGTTATTTTCGGCACTTTGTCGATGTTTATCTATCCGGCCATGTACCGTGCAGGCATATTGGACCTGACATCTGAACAAATGGGGCTTTATACCGGATCGACCTTGCACGAGGTGGCGCATGTCGTAGGTGCAGGTAATGTTATGGGAAAGGAAATTTCGGATACGGCTATTATCGTGAAAATGATTCGCGTTATGATGCTGGCTCCCGTCTTGGTGATGATGAGTTTTGCTTTGGCGCGTACCGCCGTGAAAGCCGTATCTGATAGCGTAAAGGAAACAGCAGCCGTTACAGCAAAACGGGGTAAGATCACAATCCCGTGGTTTGCTTTCGGTTTCCTGGCTGTGATTGGTTTTAATTCTTTTGATCTGTTGCCTCATGCAGTTGTGGACGGGATCAATAATATAGATACATTTATGTTGACGATGGCCATGACGGCATTGGGTACGGAAACTAGTATCGAGAAGTTTAAGAAAGCCGGAGCGAAACCTTTCATCTTGGCGGCAGTATTGTATATCTGGTTGTTAGGTGGTGGCTATTTGTTGGCGAAGTATTTGGTTTAA
- a CDS encoding LysR family transcriptional regulator, producing the protein MDFRLKVFHSVATNLSFTKASKELFISQPAISKHIHELEVQYKTPLFDRVGSHIGLTHAGELLLSHTKQLLAAYRQMDFEMNLLTDNFAGELRLGASTTISQYVLPPVLASFIKKFPEIKVSLLNGNSRDIEQALREGKITLGLIEGTAHQSTLHYTPFMRDELVVVAHTGSSLAAYDEISLEQLRTLPLVLRENGSGTLDVVEAALAEHQVKLSQLNVVLQMGSTESIKLFLENSEALGIVSIRAVTRELMSGRLKVIEVEGFRAERMFAFAEPQGQNGGVEESFIRYACQNWR; encoded by the coding sequence ATGGATTTTCGTCTGAAAGTATTTCACAGCGTAGCCACGAATTTGAGCTTTACGAAGGCTTCAAAAGAGTTGTTTATCAGTCAGCCAGCCATCAGCAAGCATATTCATGAATTGGAGGTGCAATATAAAACACCGTTGTTCGATCGGGTGGGAAGCCATATCGGACTGACCCATGCGGGTGAATTGTTATTGTCGCATACGAAACAGCTGTTGGCTGCATACCGGCAGATGGATTTCGAGATGAACCTGTTGACGGATAATTTTGCCGGGGAACTGCGGTTGGGGGCAAGTACGACGATTTCCCAATATGTGCTGCCGCCTGTCCTCGCCTCTTTTATCAAGAAGTTCCCGGAGATAAAAGTCTCTTTGCTGAACGGGAACAGCCGCGATATCGAACAGGCCTTGCGGGAGGGAAAGATCACCCTCGGCCTGATCGAAGGAACGGCGCACCAGAGCACACTTCACTATACCCCTTTTATGAGAGACGAACTGGTCGTCGTGGCGCATACGGGCAGTTCATTGGCGGCCTATGACGAGATTTCGCTCGAACAGCTTCGTACGCTGCCTCTTGTCCTGCGCGAAAACGGTTCGGGAACGCTGGATGTGGTGGAAGCTGCCTTGGCGGAACATCAGGTGAAACTTTCGCAACTGAATGTGGTGTTGCAGATGGGGAGTACGGAAAGTATTAAGTTGTTTTTGGAGAACTCCGAGGCGTTGGGAATTGTTTCTATCCGTGCCGTGACCCGCGAATTGATGTCCGGCAGGCTGAAGGTGATCGAAGTGGAGGGGTTCCGCGCCGAACGGATGTTTGCCTTTGCCGAGCCGCAGGGACAGAACGGGGGAGTGGAAGAGAGCTTCATCCGATATGCCTGCCAAAACTGGCGATAA